The Cucumis melo cultivar AY chromosome 5, USDA_Cmelo_AY_1.0, whole genome shotgun sequence genome has a segment encoding these proteins:
- the LOC103496991 gene encoding uncharacterized protein LOC103496991, whose product MVGLSLGVDMGSSQIEIIYRHPNLTASETVRFMSFPISNEQEMNTMFSIALSFPNMVHLYVTVSMVDLAINLNVEPKYVDVDLESDAPLVCHEKEMVATNEYTEFRTETDDEFKEMDFNGCEYGVPSNTFTDLDMNAVDDIQEHDPIIVPMVTDNTKLYTGMICENKEMMQHMVKCFAIKSHAPYEVVESTPTKWVIRCKKSNECCKWRLRAIMKKSHGLFEITKLSNQHTCFYSELSQSHVQLDSSMLAREFFESVREKPSISVASLQSMIKEKFGYHVSYRRAWDGKKKAVAKVFGDWDESYKLLPRCLYMVKHTNPGTLLEWRVQPHLSKAMSSYHRYFGHLVPV is encoded by the coding sequence ATGGTAGGATTATCACTTGGTGTAGATATGGGTTCAAGCCAGATAGAGATAATATATAGACACCCTAATTTAACCGCATCTGAAACAGTAAGGTTTATGTCATTCCCTATTTCAAACGAACAAGAAATGAACACCATGTTTTCAATTGCACTGTCGTTTCCAAACATGGTGCATCTGTATGTGACTGTGAGTATGGTAGATTTGGCCATAAACTTAAATGTAGAACCGAAATATGTTGATGTTGACCTAGAGTCAGATGCACCACTAGTGTGCCATGAAAAAGAAATGGTAGCTACCAACGAATACACAGAGTTTAGAACAGAAACTGATGACGAATTTAAAGAGATGGATTTCAATGGCTGTGAATATGGAGTTCCATCCAATACATTCACTGATTTAGACATGAATGCAGTAGATGACATTCAAGAACACGATCCAATCATAGTTCCGATGGTGACCGACAACACCAAATTGTACACGGGAATGATTTgtgaaaataaagaaatgatGCAACATATGGTTAAGTGCTTTGCTATTAAGAGTCACGCACCATATGAAGTAGTAGAGTCTACACCGACAAAGTGGGTCATCCGATGTAAGAAGTCGAACGAATGTTGCAAATGGAGACTTCGTGCAATAATGAAAAAATCTCATGGTTTATTTGAGATCACAAAGTTATCTAACCAACATACTTGCTTTTACTCAGAACTTAGTCAAAGTCATGTGCAATTGGATTCTTCAATGCTTGCACGAGAGTTTTTTgaatctgtcagagaaaaaccATCAATAAGTGTTGCGTCACTACAATCCATGATCAAGGAAAAGTTTGGCTATCATGTTTCTTACCGTAGGGCTTGGGATGGTAAAAAAAAAGCAGTAGCCAAAGTGTTTGGCGATTGGGATGAGTCGTACAAATTATTACCTAGGTGCTTATATATGGTGAAGCATACCAATCCTGGAACACTTCTTGAATGGAGGGTACAACCACACCTATCGAAGGCCATGTCATCTTATCATCGGTATTTTGGGCATTTGGTCCCTGTATAG
- the LOC127149540 gene encoding zinc finger BED domain-containing protein RICESLEEPER 2-like codes for MDSSSENSSATGNNEMPSPLPPPPLNTSQTTQHVPPLPPKSKRKRPNKQTSSMWDHFTKMEASAKDGARCKCNYCSKDYACDSINCGTSTLWKHLRNQCKKYPYREENKGQTTLTLVPKNDGKGANASNFVTTLFSQSACRLACAKMIIMNELSFKFVEIEGFRHFCSIACPKFDVPSRILSFCQVANHKGETIGRAIESCLLEWGIDKIFTITVDNASSNDVAISYVKRRLKSWKSIVLDGKLLHMRCCAHIINLIVNDGLKDMNDSIASVRNAVRYVRSSPKRMEKFKACVKQEKIQCKALVCLDVATRWNSTYLMLEHAIKFEKAFKILEEEKEDSDFVEYFKEDDRGNKRLGPPSASDWLALSVFIRFLKGFYETTTKISGSSYVTSNVGYKEINKVQFVLKKWSNNNNSVLSLMAMNMKTKFDKYWDSLEKMNKLMFVAMVMILGTS; via the exons atGGATAGCAGTAGTGAGAATTCGAGTGCTACCGGTAATAATGAAATGCCTTCTCCCCTTCCTCCTCCCCCTCTTAATACAAGCCAAACTACACAACATGTACCACCTTTACCTCCCAAGTCTAAAAGAAAGAGACCTAATAAACAAACTTCTTCCATGTGGGATCATTTCACAAAAATGGAAGCAAGTGCTAAAGACGGAGCTAGGTGCAAGTGTAACTATTGTAGCAAGGATTATGCATGTGATAGTATTAATTGTGGAACTAGCACTTTGTGGAAGCATTTAAGAAATCAATGTAAAAAGTACCCGtacagagaagaaaataaaggaCAAACCACATTAACTCTTGTAcctaaaaatgatgggaagggaGCCAATGCTAGTAATTTTGTGACTACATTGTTTAGCCAATCAGCATGTAGACTAGCATGTGCTAAGATGATAATTATGAATGAGTTGTCATTCAAATTTGTTGAGATTGAGGGTTTTAGACACTTTTGTAGTATTGCATGTCCTAAGTTTGATGTTCCATCGAGA ATTTTGAGTTTTTGTCAAGTTGCTAATCATAAAGGGGAGACTATAGGAAGGGCAATTGAAAGTTGTTTGTTAGAGTGGGGGATTGATAAAATCTTCACTATAACTGTTGATAATGCAAGTTCCAACGATGTGGCTATTTCATATGTTAAGAGAAGACTTAAAAGTTGGAAATCCATTGTTTTAGATGGAAAGCTATTGCATATGAGGTGTTGTGCTCATATAATTAATCTTATCGTAAATGATGGATTGAAAGATATGAATGATTCTATTGCTAGTGTTCGTAATGCTGTGAGATATGTACGATCATCACCTAAGAGAATGGAAAAATTTAAAGCATGTGTGAAGCAAGAAAAAATTCAGTGTAAGGCTCTTGTTTGTTTAGATGTAGCTACTAGATGGAATTCCACATATTTAATGCTTGAACATgcaattaaatttgaaaaagctttcaaaattttagaggaagagaaagaggaCTCAGATTTTGTAGAGTATTTTAAGGAAGATGATCGTGGAAATAAGAGATTGGGGCCCCCAAGTGCGTCTGATTGGTTGGCGCTAAGTGTGTTTATAAGGTTTTTGAAAGGGTTTTATGAAACCACTACAAAAATAAGTGGATCTTCATATGTGACTTCTAATGTTGGTTATAAAGAGATTAACAAAGTtcaatttgttttgaaaaaatggagcaacaacaacaactcTGTTCTTAGTTTGATGGCTATGAATATGAAAACAAAGTTTGATAAGTATTGGGATTCGCTTGAGAAGATGAATAAGTTGATGTTTGTGGCTATGGTGATGATCCTCGGTACAAGTTAA